One Coffea arabica cultivar ET-39 chromosome 5c, Coffea Arabica ET-39 HiFi, whole genome shotgun sequence DNA window includes the following coding sequences:
- the LOC113723528 gene encoding uncharacterized protein isoform X2: MAFTITHTSHLFANPSYHPAIHFPELPLKQRKITRHHCLPPKSQPSEDVPSTADHDRRQQKLLQAVAESNEEQLPGVRTFENDSARLTLVGAVDFQQAVTAAAADGGRAANEHIIAGLPTMVIETVFPGRPDDCSTLSTRLFLPASKVKEKAKKLKATLSEDILSSTTSANILAMTFRQVVLQQLWSFELVAFRCGTERNIDDFGNLREVLATFTISSSEEHILSVLAEVICSSALESIESHTVGQSFGRASAKFIQWFHKPKRYVSKDSSIILHKLLDNEIAANAKILLDKFSSRRVKSMGIKSKYSWWTLSSDPELEKFNGPEFTAGLNEHIPSYRLQIDAGKFKDVKIEGGNLFATNIWEILLTHCQMVCLADILDIYYQDDFTLPAKQLSCDAMMNLSNLPTNKSGSSLLKILSATLAGGLLLVMISILSQLYLPNLTRWRKYHKDHSVQSSCIRCIEPESLGLTQLEACCIAVIRKLKDSFGWPGEIITKAGHCAWTGELPLYLKRMVEIDSKTSDVLSTVTLPGERIEEMKGSVQDIASYQVVLSTEGEVVGFQPRSRMAVNHWASNPLTKELYARRNLSPGFLEPGLKIHHPSDVVLLELLMSANPEPHFALVRPAGI; encoded by the exons ATGGCGTTCACCATTACACACACCAGCCATCTCTTCGCCAACCCTTCATACCATCCTGCAAtccattttccagaattgccCCTCAAACAACGCAAGATTACACGTCATCACTGCTTGCCTCCAAAATCACAACCGTCTGAAGATGTACCCTCAACTGCCGACCACGACCGCCGGCAGCAGAAGCTTCTCCAAGCCGTGGCTGAGTCGAATGAGGAGCAGCTCCCTGGAGTCAGAACATTCGAGAACGACTCGGCGCGGCTTACCCTCGTTGGCGCTGTTGACTTCCAGCAAGCCGTCACTGCTGCCGCTGCTGATGGCGGCCGAGCAGCCAACGAACACATTATCGCCGGCTTGCCAACCATGGTCATAGAGACCGTCTTCCCAGGACGGCCTGATGACTGCAGCACTCTTTCCACTAGGCTG TTTTTACCGGCTAGCAAAGTAAAAGAGAAGGCTAAGAAACTCAAAGCTACCCTTAGTGAAGATATTCTTTCTAGCACTACGTCGGCGAACATACTTGCCATGACATTTAGACAGGTGGTACTGCAACAGCTTTGGAGCTTTGAGCTTGTGGCATTTAGATGTGGAACTGAAAGAAATATCGATGATTTTGGAAATCTGAGAGAG GTACTTGCAACTTTTACCATCAGCTCTTCAGAAGAACATATTCTTTCTGTGCTTGCTGAAGTTATTTGCTCTTCTGCACTTGAAAGTATTGAAAGTCATACAGTGGGCCAATCATTTGGTAGAGCATCTGCAAAGTTTATTCAATGGTTTCACAAACCTAAAAGATATGTATCCAAAGACTCATCCATTATTCTACATAAGCTACTTGATAACGAGATAGCTGCCAATGCAAAAATTCTGCTGGACAAGTTTAGCTCAAGAAGGGTGAAATCTATGGGAATTAAGTCAAAATATAGTTGGTGGACATTGTCTTCGGACCCTGAATTGGAGAAGTTTAATGGCCCTGAATTTACTGCTGGGCTTAATGAACATATACCTTCATATCGGCTGCAAATAGATGCTGGCAAATTCAAAGATGTGAAAATTGAAGGGGGGAATTTGTTCGCCACGAATATTTGGGAAATTCTCTTGACTCATTGCCAAATG GTTTGTTTGGCAGACATTCTTGATATTTATTATCAAGATGACTTCACTTTGCCAGCTAAACAATTGTCGTGTGATGCAATGATGAACCTCTCCAACTTGCCCACAAATAAG AGCGGCAGTTCTTTGCTTAAAATTTTGTCAGCCACCCTCGCAGGTGGCCTATTGCTTGTTATGATAAGCATTCTAAGTCAACTTTACCTGCCTAATCTGACTCGCTGGAGGAAGTACCATAAAGATCACTCAGTTCAGTCATCTTGCATTAGATGTATTGAACCCGAATCTTTGGGGCTTACCCAG TTGGAAGCTTGCTGCATTGCAGTAATCAGAAAACTTAAGGACTCTTTTGGTTGGCCTGGAGAAATAATAACAAAAGCTGGTCATTGTGCATGGACTGGAGAGCTGCCATTGTACCTTAAGAGGATGGTTGAAATTGACTCCAAGACGTCAGATGTTTTATCCACAGTGACATTGCCAGGAGAACGAATTGAAGAGATGAAAGGATCTGTTCAAGATATTGCAAGTTATCAG GTTGTTTTGTCTACTGAAGGGGAAGTTGTTGGATTCCAACCAAGAAGCCGTATGGCTGTCAATCACTGGGCATCAAACCCCTTAACAAAGGAGTTGTATGCCAGAAGAAATCTTTCTCCTG GCTTTTTAGAACCTGGTTTGAAGATCCATCATCCTAGTGACGTTGTGCTATTGGAGTTACTAATGTCGGCAAATCCTGAGCCACATTTTGCATTGGTTAGACCAGCAGGCATTTGA
- the LOC113723528 gene encoding uncharacterized protein isoform X4 — MAFTITHTSHLFANPSYHPAIHFPELPLKQRKITRHHCLPPKSQPSEDVPSTADHDRRQQKLLQAVAESNEEQLPGVRTFENDSARLTLVGAVDFQQAVTAAAADGGRAANEHIIAGLPTMVIETVFPGRPDDCSTLSTRLFLPASKVKEKAKKLKATLSEDILSSTTSANILAMTFRQVVLQQLWSFELVAFRCGTERNIDDFGNLREQVLATFTISSSEEHILSVLAEVICSSALESIESHTVGQSFGRASAKFIQWFHKPKRYVSKDSSIILHKLLDNEIAANAKILLDKFSSRRVKSMGIKSKYSWWTLSSDPELEKFNGPEFTAGLNEHIPSYRLQIDAGKFKDVKIEGGNLFATNIWEILLTHCQMVCLADILDIYYQDDFTLPAKQLSCDAMMNLSNLPTNKSGSSLLKILSATLAGGLLLVMISILSQLYLPNLTRWRKYHKDHSVQSSCIRCIEPESLGLTQLEACCIAVIRKLKDSFGWPGEIITKAGHCAWTGELPLYLKRMVEIDSKTSDVLSTVTLPGERIEEMKGSVQDIASYQGKLLDSNQEAVWLSITGHQTP, encoded by the exons ATGGCGTTCACCATTACACACACCAGCCATCTCTTCGCCAACCCTTCATACCATCCTGCAAtccattttccagaattgccCCTCAAACAACGCAAGATTACACGTCATCACTGCTTGCCTCCAAAATCACAACCGTCTGAAGATGTACCCTCAACTGCCGACCACGACCGCCGGCAGCAGAAGCTTCTCCAAGCCGTGGCTGAGTCGAATGAGGAGCAGCTCCCTGGAGTCAGAACATTCGAGAACGACTCGGCGCGGCTTACCCTCGTTGGCGCTGTTGACTTCCAGCAAGCCGTCACTGCTGCCGCTGCTGATGGCGGCCGAGCAGCCAACGAACACATTATCGCCGGCTTGCCAACCATGGTCATAGAGACCGTCTTCCCAGGACGGCCTGATGACTGCAGCACTCTTTCCACTAGGCTG TTTTTACCGGCTAGCAAAGTAAAAGAGAAGGCTAAGAAACTCAAAGCTACCCTTAGTGAAGATATTCTTTCTAGCACTACGTCGGCGAACATACTTGCCATGACATTTAGACAGGTGGTACTGCAACAGCTTTGGAGCTTTGAGCTTGTGGCATTTAGATGTGGAACTGAAAGAAATATCGATGATTTTGGAAATCTGAGAGAG CAGGTACTTGCAACTTTTACCATCAGCTCTTCAGAAGAACATATTCTTTCTGTGCTTGCTGAAGTTATTTGCTCTTCTGCACTTGAAAGTATTGAAAGTCATACAGTGGGCCAATCATTTGGTAGAGCATCTGCAAAGTTTATTCAATGGTTTCACAAACCTAAAAGATATGTATCCAAAGACTCATCCATTATTCTACATAAGCTACTTGATAACGAGATAGCTGCCAATGCAAAAATTCTGCTGGACAAGTTTAGCTCAAGAAGGGTGAAATCTATGGGAATTAAGTCAAAATATAGTTGGTGGACATTGTCTTCGGACCCTGAATTGGAGAAGTTTAATGGCCCTGAATTTACTGCTGGGCTTAATGAACATATACCTTCATATCGGCTGCAAATAGATGCTGGCAAATTCAAAGATGTGAAAATTGAAGGGGGGAATTTGTTCGCCACGAATATTTGGGAAATTCTCTTGACTCATTGCCAAATG GTTTGTTTGGCAGACATTCTTGATATTTATTATCAAGATGACTTCACTTTGCCAGCTAAACAATTGTCGTGTGATGCAATGATGAACCTCTCCAACTTGCCCACAAATAAG AGCGGCAGTTCTTTGCTTAAAATTTTGTCAGCCACCCTCGCAGGTGGCCTATTGCTTGTTATGATAAGCATTCTAAGTCAACTTTACCTGCCTAATCTGACTCGCTGGAGGAAGTACCATAAAGATCACTCAGTTCAGTCATCTTGCATTAGATGTATTGAACCCGAATCTTTGGGGCTTACCCAG TTGGAAGCTTGCTGCATTGCAGTAATCAGAAAACTTAAGGACTCTTTTGGTTGGCCTGGAGAAATAATAACAAAAGCTGGTCATTGTGCATGGACTGGAGAGCTGCCATTGTACCTTAAGAGGATGGTTGAAATTGACTCCAAGACGTCAGATGTTTTATCCACAGTGACATTGCCAGGAGAACGAATTGAAGAGATGAAAGGATCTGTTCAAGATATTGCAAGTTATCAG GGGAAGTTGTTGGATTCCAACCAAGAAGCCGTATGGCTGTCAATCACTGGGCATCAAACCCCTTAA
- the LOC113723528 gene encoding uncharacterized protein isoform X1 — translation MAFTITHTSHLFANPSYHPAIHFPELPLKQRKITRHHCLPPKSQPSEDVPSTADHDRRQQKLLQAVAESNEEQLPGVRTFENDSARLTLVGAVDFQQAVTAAAADGGRAANEHIIAGLPTMVIETVFPGRPDDCSTLSTRLFLPASKVKEKAKKLKATLSEDILSSTTSANILAMTFRQVVLQQLWSFELVAFRCGTERNIDDFGNLREQVLATFTISSSEEHILSVLAEVICSSALESIESHTVGQSFGRASAKFIQWFHKPKRYVSKDSSIILHKLLDNEIAANAKILLDKFSSRRVKSMGIKSKYSWWTLSSDPELEKFNGPEFTAGLNEHIPSYRLQIDAGKFKDVKIEGGNLFATNIWEILLTHCQMVCLADILDIYYQDDFTLPAKQLSCDAMMNLSNLPTNKSGSSLLKILSATLAGGLLLVMISILSQLYLPNLTRWRKYHKDHSVQSSCIRCIEPESLGLTQLEACCIAVIRKLKDSFGWPGEIITKAGHCAWTGELPLYLKRMVEIDSKTSDVLSTVTLPGERIEEMKGSVQDIASYQVVLSTEGEVVGFQPRSRMAVNHWASNPLTKELYARRNLSPGFLEPGLKIHHPSDVVLLELLMSANPEPHFALVRPAGI, via the exons ATGGCGTTCACCATTACACACACCAGCCATCTCTTCGCCAACCCTTCATACCATCCTGCAAtccattttccagaattgccCCTCAAACAACGCAAGATTACACGTCATCACTGCTTGCCTCCAAAATCACAACCGTCTGAAGATGTACCCTCAACTGCCGACCACGACCGCCGGCAGCAGAAGCTTCTCCAAGCCGTGGCTGAGTCGAATGAGGAGCAGCTCCCTGGAGTCAGAACATTCGAGAACGACTCGGCGCGGCTTACCCTCGTTGGCGCTGTTGACTTCCAGCAAGCCGTCACTGCTGCCGCTGCTGATGGCGGCCGAGCAGCCAACGAACACATTATCGCCGGCTTGCCAACCATGGTCATAGAGACCGTCTTCCCAGGACGGCCTGATGACTGCAGCACTCTTTCCACTAGGCTG TTTTTACCGGCTAGCAAAGTAAAAGAGAAGGCTAAGAAACTCAAAGCTACCCTTAGTGAAGATATTCTTTCTAGCACTACGTCGGCGAACATACTTGCCATGACATTTAGACAGGTGGTACTGCAACAGCTTTGGAGCTTTGAGCTTGTGGCATTTAGATGTGGAACTGAAAGAAATATCGATGATTTTGGAAATCTGAGAGAG CAGGTACTTGCAACTTTTACCATCAGCTCTTCAGAAGAACATATTCTTTCTGTGCTTGCTGAAGTTATTTGCTCTTCTGCACTTGAAAGTATTGAAAGTCATACAGTGGGCCAATCATTTGGTAGAGCATCTGCAAAGTTTATTCAATGGTTTCACAAACCTAAAAGATATGTATCCAAAGACTCATCCATTATTCTACATAAGCTACTTGATAACGAGATAGCTGCCAATGCAAAAATTCTGCTGGACAAGTTTAGCTCAAGAAGGGTGAAATCTATGGGAATTAAGTCAAAATATAGTTGGTGGACATTGTCTTCGGACCCTGAATTGGAGAAGTTTAATGGCCCTGAATTTACTGCTGGGCTTAATGAACATATACCTTCATATCGGCTGCAAATAGATGCTGGCAAATTCAAAGATGTGAAAATTGAAGGGGGGAATTTGTTCGCCACGAATATTTGGGAAATTCTCTTGACTCATTGCCAAATG GTTTGTTTGGCAGACATTCTTGATATTTATTATCAAGATGACTTCACTTTGCCAGCTAAACAATTGTCGTGTGATGCAATGATGAACCTCTCCAACTTGCCCACAAATAAG AGCGGCAGTTCTTTGCTTAAAATTTTGTCAGCCACCCTCGCAGGTGGCCTATTGCTTGTTATGATAAGCATTCTAAGTCAACTTTACCTGCCTAATCTGACTCGCTGGAGGAAGTACCATAAAGATCACTCAGTTCAGTCATCTTGCATTAGATGTATTGAACCCGAATCTTTGGGGCTTACCCAG TTGGAAGCTTGCTGCATTGCAGTAATCAGAAAACTTAAGGACTCTTTTGGTTGGCCTGGAGAAATAATAACAAAAGCTGGTCATTGTGCATGGACTGGAGAGCTGCCATTGTACCTTAAGAGGATGGTTGAAATTGACTCCAAGACGTCAGATGTTTTATCCACAGTGACATTGCCAGGAGAACGAATTGAAGAGATGAAAGGATCTGTTCAAGATATTGCAAGTTATCAG GTTGTTTTGTCTACTGAAGGGGAAGTTGTTGGATTCCAACCAAGAAGCCGTATGGCTGTCAATCACTGGGCATCAAACCCCTTAACAAAGGAGTTGTATGCCAGAAGAAATCTTTCTCCTG GCTTTTTAGAACCTGGTTTGAAGATCCATCATCCTAGTGACGTTGTGCTATTGGAGTTACTAATGTCGGCAAATCCTGAGCCACATTTTGCATTGGTTAGACCAGCAGGCATTTGA
- the LOC113723526 gene encoding uncharacterized protein produces the protein MDLSLLDGAVGCVLGQHDDSGRREQAIYYLSKKFRQYEANYSFIEKSCCALAWAAQKLRHYLLSHTTYLISRSDPLKYLLEKPMPTGRLAKWQMILSEFDIIFTSQKAVKGQVIAYHLAENPKDDDYQPLHTYFPDEEVLFVSAVEDMSERCPEWRLFFDGAANSFGVGIGAVLVSPEGKHYPGAAKLQFACTNNMAEYEVCIFGLKMALEMEVKEVVAFSDSDLLVHQTLNQWVTKDSKILPYHCNLLNLAKQFQSLEFRHLPRAQNAFADALATLSSMIRYPDELGIEPIRIQLQDKPAHCWVIDKSSGNSPWYNDIKEFIKTGSYPPEASTNDKGFLRRMASKFFLNGEVLYKRTSDLNLLRCVDEDEAQYMIKGVHSGVYGPHMNGHLLVKKIMRTGYFWLTMERDCIDFVRRCVKCQMHGDIIRAPPTELHSMIAPWPCSMWGMDVIGTIDPPASNGHRFILVAIEYFTKWVETESFKHVTKKVVANFLRDHIICRFVVPETLITDNAKNLNNDVVDGLCEQFKVRHRNSAIYRPQMNEAVEAANKNLKKIIRKMTEKHRNWHEKLPYALMAYRTSIRTSTGATPYSLMYGMEAVLPAEVEIPSLRILMETKLEEADWIKQRHEQLSLIDEKRLNAICHGQCYKKRMARAYNKKVHLRTFEEGDKVLKRILPVQNEAKGTRPPPPAIARGMHDLPKESEPALKSPPPSVTGNILVLHTA, from the exons ATGGACTTATCTCTGCTCGATGGAGCGgtagggtgtgttctaggtcagCACGATGACTCGGGAAGGAGAGAGCAAGCCATATACTATCTTAGTAAGAAATTCAGGCAgtatgaggctaattattcattcattgagaaaagttGCTGTGCATTGGCTTGGGCAGCTCAAAAATTAAGGCACTACCTGCTAAGTCATACTACCTATCTCATCTCCCGTTCCGATCCTTTGAAATACCTCTTGGAAAAGCCTATGCCAACTGGGCGCCTGGCCAAATGGCAGATGATTCTTTCAGAGTTTGATATTATTTTCACTTCGCAAAAGGCCGTCAAGGGACAAGTTATAGCCTATCATTTGGCAGAGAATCCAAAGGAcgatgattatcaaccactccATACCTATTTCCCTGATGAGGAGGTTTTATTTGTCAGTGCCGTAGAAGATATGAGCGAGCGGTGCCCTGAATGGAGATTGTTTTTCGATGGTGCAGCCAATTCTTTTGGAGTCGGAATAGGAGCAGTTCTTGTATCCCCAGAAGGGAAGCATTATCCTGGAGCTGCTAAATTGCAGTTTGCTTGCACAAATAATATGGCCGAGTATGAAGTATGTATTTTTGGTCTTaaaatggctttggaaatgGAGGTTAAGGAGGTAgtagctttcagtgattcagatttacTCGTGCACCAAACGTTGAACCAATGggtaaccaaagattcaaagatTCTGCCATACCACTGTAATTTGCTCAATTTGGCTAAACAATTTCAAAGtttggagttcagacatctcccACGAGCCCAAAATGCATTTGCAGATGCCTTGGCCACCCTATCTTCTATGATACGATATCCGGACGAATTAGGAATCGAGCCTATTCGGATTCAACTCCAAGATAAGCCTGCTCATTGTTGGGTCATAGACAAATCTTCTGGCAATAGCCCTTGGTACAATGATATTAAGGAATTCATCAAAACCGGATCTTACCCTCCGGAAGCTAGTACAAATGACAAGGGTTTCCTGCGCAGAATGGCCTCGaagtttttcttaaatggagagGTATTATATAAAAGgacctcagatttgaacctcttaaGGTGCGtcgatgaagatgaagctcaataCATGATAAAAGGGGTGCATAGCGGTGTCTacggacctcacatgaatggacATTTGTTGGTAAAGAAAATTATGAGAACCGGGTATTTTTGGCTCACAATGGAACGCGATTGCATagattttgtccggagatgtgTTAAATGTCAAATGCATGGCGACATTATACGCGCTCCTCCCACCGAGTTGCACAGTATGATTGCCCCATGGCCCTGCTCGATGTGGGGTATGGATGTGATTGGCACAATTGAccctcctgcttcaaatgggcatcgatttatattggtcgCAATTGAGTACTTCACCAAGTGGGTCGAAACGGAATCATTCAAGCATGTGACAAAGAAGGTGGTAGCGAATTTCTTAAGGGATCACATCATATGCCGATTTGTAGTGCCGGAAACATTGATTacagacaatgccaagaatctcaACAATGACGTGGTGGACGGGTTATGCGAACAGTTCAAAGTCAGACATCGCAACTCTGCCATCTATAGACCGCAGATGAACGAAGCTGTGGAAGccgcaaacaagaatttgaagaagatcaTTCGCAAGATGACTGAAAAGCATCGTAACTGGCATGAAAAACTTCCTTATGCACTAATGGCgtatcggacttctatccgAACATCAACTGGGGCAACACCCTACTCgctcatgtatggaatggaagctgtgCTACCTGCCGAGgtcgaaatcccttcattgcgCATTCTAATGGAGACTAAGTTGGAAGAAGCTGATTGGATAAAGCAGCGTCATGAACAACTATCTTTGATTGATGAAAAACGGCTTAATGCTATTTGTCACGGTCAATGTTATAAAAAACGCATGGCCCGAGCCTACAACAAGAAGGTCCATTTGCGTACATTTGAGGAAGGTGACAAAGTGCTGAAACGAATTTTGCCAGTGCAGAATGAGgccaaag GAACTCGTCCACCTCCACCTGCAATCGCCAGGGGCATGCATGACCTCCCGAAAGAATCTGAACCAGCGTTAAAGAGTCCACCTCCAAGTGTAACTGGGAATATCCTCGTGCTACACACTGCCTGA
- the LOC113723528 gene encoding uncharacterized protein isoform X3 — protein sequence MAFTITHTSHLFANPSYHPAIHFPELPLKQRKITRHHCLPPKSQPSEDVPSTADHDRRQQKLLQAVAESNEEQLPGVRTFENDSARLTLVGAVDFQQAVTAAAADGGRAANEHIIAGLPTMVIETVFPGRPDDCSTLSTRLFLPASKVKEKAKKLKATLSEDILSSTTSANILAMTFRQVVLQQLWSFELVAFRCGTERNIDDFGNLREVPHDTDGLSSYFPTSSIESHTVGQSFGRASAKFIQWFHKPKRYVSKDSSIILHKLLDNEIAANAKILLDKFSSRRVKSMGIKSKYSWWTLSSDPELEKFNGPEFTAGLNEHIPSYRLQIDAGKFKDVKIEGGNLFATNIWEILLTHCQMVCLADILDIYYQDDFTLPAKQLSCDAMMNLSNLPTNKSGSSLLKILSATLAGGLLLVMISILSQLYLPNLTRWRKYHKDHSVQSSCIRCIEPESLGLTQLEACCIAVIRKLKDSFGWPGEIITKAGHCAWTGELPLYLKRMVEIDSKTSDVLSTVTLPGERIEEMKGSVQDIASYQVVLSTEGEVVGFQPRSRMAVNHWASNPLTKELYARRNLSPGFLEPGLKIHHPSDVVLLELLMSANPEPHFALVRPAGI from the exons ATGGCGTTCACCATTACACACACCAGCCATCTCTTCGCCAACCCTTCATACCATCCTGCAAtccattttccagaattgccCCTCAAACAACGCAAGATTACACGTCATCACTGCTTGCCTCCAAAATCACAACCGTCTGAAGATGTACCCTCAACTGCCGACCACGACCGCCGGCAGCAGAAGCTTCTCCAAGCCGTGGCTGAGTCGAATGAGGAGCAGCTCCCTGGAGTCAGAACATTCGAGAACGACTCGGCGCGGCTTACCCTCGTTGGCGCTGTTGACTTCCAGCAAGCCGTCACTGCTGCCGCTGCTGATGGCGGCCGAGCAGCCAACGAACACATTATCGCCGGCTTGCCAACCATGGTCATAGAGACCGTCTTCCCAGGACGGCCTGATGACTGCAGCACTCTTTCCACTAGGCTG TTTTTACCGGCTAGCAAAGTAAAAGAGAAGGCTAAGAAACTCAAAGCTACCCTTAGTGAAGATATTCTTTCTAGCACTACGTCGGCGAACATACTTGCCATGACATTTAGACAGGTGGTACTGCAACAGCTTTGGAGCTTTGAGCTTGTGGCATTTAGATGTGGAACTGAAAGAAATATCGATGATTTTGGAAATCTGAGAGAG GTGCCACATGACACTGATGGACTGAGTTCTTACTTTCCTACCAGCAG TATTGAAAGTCATACAGTGGGCCAATCATTTGGTAGAGCATCTGCAAAGTTTATTCAATGGTTTCACAAACCTAAAAGATATGTATCCAAAGACTCATCCATTATTCTACATAAGCTACTTGATAACGAGATAGCTGCCAATGCAAAAATTCTGCTGGACAAGTTTAGCTCAAGAAGGGTGAAATCTATGGGAATTAAGTCAAAATATAGTTGGTGGACATTGTCTTCGGACCCTGAATTGGAGAAGTTTAATGGCCCTGAATTTACTGCTGGGCTTAATGAACATATACCTTCATATCGGCTGCAAATAGATGCTGGCAAATTCAAAGATGTGAAAATTGAAGGGGGGAATTTGTTCGCCACGAATATTTGGGAAATTCTCTTGACTCATTGCCAAATG GTTTGTTTGGCAGACATTCTTGATATTTATTATCAAGATGACTTCACTTTGCCAGCTAAACAATTGTCGTGTGATGCAATGATGAACCTCTCCAACTTGCCCACAAATAAG AGCGGCAGTTCTTTGCTTAAAATTTTGTCAGCCACCCTCGCAGGTGGCCTATTGCTTGTTATGATAAGCATTCTAAGTCAACTTTACCTGCCTAATCTGACTCGCTGGAGGAAGTACCATAAAGATCACTCAGTTCAGTCATCTTGCATTAGATGTATTGAACCCGAATCTTTGGGGCTTACCCAG TTGGAAGCTTGCTGCATTGCAGTAATCAGAAAACTTAAGGACTCTTTTGGTTGGCCTGGAGAAATAATAACAAAAGCTGGTCATTGTGCATGGACTGGAGAGCTGCCATTGTACCTTAAGAGGATGGTTGAAATTGACTCCAAGACGTCAGATGTTTTATCCACAGTGACATTGCCAGGAGAACGAATTGAAGAGATGAAAGGATCTGTTCAAGATATTGCAAGTTATCAG GTTGTTTTGTCTACTGAAGGGGAAGTTGTTGGATTCCAACCAAGAAGCCGTATGGCTGTCAATCACTGGGCATCAAACCCCTTAACAAAGGAGTTGTATGCCAGAAGAAATCTTTCTCCTG GCTTTTTAGAACCTGGTTTGAAGATCCATCATCCTAGTGACGTTGTGCTATTGGAGTTACTAATGTCGGCAAATCCTGAGCCACATTTTGCATTGGTTAGACCAGCAGGCATTTGA